The following proteins are encoded in a genomic region of bacterium:
- a CDS encoding DUF2330 domain-containing protein → MKRLIPYLILLATVTVTPLAAKAFCGFYVAKADTKLFNKASKVVMVRDGNRTVLTMANDYQGEPKEFAIVVPVPTMLEKDQIHVANPALIDHLDSYTAPRLVEYFDENPCNRRVYKAMSAMSMDAAAPAGAARNEAAKKLGVTIEAEYTVGEYDILILSAKESSGLETWLTDNGYKIPSGASEVLGSYIRQNVKFFVAKVNLEEQSKLGFNFLRPLQIAFESPKFMLPIRLGTVNANGTQDLFVFALTKTGRVESTNYRTVKLPEGMDLPAYVKDDFANFYRDMFSTQVKKEDMQAVFLEYAWDMSWCDPCAADPLSNSELKELGVFWVEDPTPMPVYRKPQSGQPGQVGNAWGGSAIAPVPAAANVYVTRLHVRYDAEHFPEDLMFQETGNRENFQARYVLRHPWQGSDQCPEANSYREELKRRQTKEVETLSTLTGWEVDSIERKMGLHPGTSGAQSNSGSNGSSGDKWWKDLWR, encoded by the coding sequence ATGAAACGTTTGATTCCCTATTTAATCCTGCTTGCCACTGTCACTGTCACGCCACTTGCTGCAAAAGCCTTTTGTGGTTTTTACGTTGCTAAAGCTGACACTAAACTTTTTAACAAAGCTTCAAAAGTCGTGATGGTCCGCGACGGCAATCGCACAGTCCTCACTATGGCTAATGACTATCAAGGCGAACCAAAAGAGTTTGCGATCGTTGTACCTGTGCCGACCATGCTCGAAAAGGATCAAATCCATGTGGCAAACCCCGCACTGATTGACCACCTAGACAGCTACACTGCGCCGCGTTTGGTTGAATACTTTGACGAAAATCCTTGCAATCGAAGAGTCTATAAAGCAATGAGCGCAATGAGCATGGATGCGGCTGCACCAGCTGGCGCGGCACGAAACGAGGCTGCAAAAAAGCTTGGTGTTACAATTGAAGCCGAATACACAGTTGGTGAGTATGACATTCTCATTTTATCTGCCAAAGAAAGTTCCGGACTGGAAACTTGGCTAACCGATAACGGCTATAAAATTCCAAGTGGAGCAAGTGAAGTGCTTGGTAGTTATATCCGGCAAAATGTTAAATTCTTTGTCGCTAAGGTAAACCTGGAGGAACAATCAAAACTTGGATTCAACTTTTTAAGGCCGCTACAAATTGCCTTTGAATCTCCGAAATTTATGCTGCCGATTCGCCTGGGCACGGTCAATGCTAACGGCACGCAGGATTTATTTGTTTTCGCACTAACAAAAACTGGGCGAGTTGAGTCCACAAACTATCGCACAGTCAAGCTCCCTGAAGGCATGGATCTTCCAGCTTATGTCAAAGATGATTTCGCAAATTTCTACCGCGACATGTTTAGCACACAAGTTAAGAAAGAAGACATGCAGGCGGTATTTCTTGAATACGCTTGGGATATGTCCTGGTGTGACCCTTGTGCGGCAGATCCTTTATCGAACTCGGAGCTTAAGGAACTTGGCGTTTTCTGGGTAGAAGACCCTACGCCGATGCCAGTTTATCGTAAACCCCAAAGCGGCCAACCTGGCCAAGTTGGAAATGCTTGGGGTGGAAGTGCAATTGCCCCAGTTCCTGCAGCTGCCAATGTCTACGTAACTCGTTTACATGTGCGTTACGACGCAGAGCATTTTCCTGAGGATTTAATGTTTCAGGAAACCGGTAACAGGGAGAATTTCCAGGCGCGCTACGTGCTTCGTCACCCCTGGCAGGGATCCGATCAATGCCCCGAAGCTAACTCCTATCGTGAAGAGCTAAAGCGTCGTCAAACTAAAGAAGTTGAAACGCTTTCAACTCTAACTGGCTGGGAGGTTGATTCGATTGAGAGGAAAATGGGCTTACACCCTGGAACTTCAGGCGCTCAATCTAATTCTGGATCAAATGGCTCAAGTGGTGATAAGTGGTGGAAAGATCTTTGGAGATAG
- a CDS encoding VOC family protein — protein sequence MSNDPSNLSFSSLSFSSDSWLLDHVAYAVNNLDSAVQHYQKLFGLKLLFRGISEKDQIEAAFLGLANSAIELIAPLPGNQKIRKFLDTRGEGLHHLAFAVPSVAEELTRLTALGVELVDKVPRPGLRHHEIAFLHPRATGGVLIELCGK from the coding sequence ATGAGTAATGATCCTTCAAATTTATCTTTCTCGTCGCTATCTTTTTCATCCGACAGCTGGCTGCTTGATCATGTCGCCTATGCTGTAAATAATCTTGACTCGGCAGTCCAGCACTATCAAAAACTCTTTGGACTTAAACTCCTTTTTCGTGGAATTTCTGAGAAAGACCAGATTGAAGCAGCTTTTTTGGGTCTAGCCAATAGCGCAATTGAATTAATTGCCCCGCTGCCGGGAAATCAAAAAATCAGGAAATTTTTAGACACTCGTGGTGAGGGGTTGCATCATCTTGCTTTTGCGGTTCCCTCAGTTGCTGAGGAGCTTACACGCCTTACGGCACTTGGCGTGGAGCTGGTTGATAAAGTGCCTCGCCCGGGGCTTCGACATCACGAAATTGCGTTCCTGCACCCGCGCGCGACCGGTGGGGTTTTGATTGAACTATGCGGGAAATAG
- a CDS encoding LD-carboxypeptidase, translated as MARIAKIRSSNFLKPKPLEAGQKIGIIAPGSAMSEDRFAAGLAEIKRRGFEALCPLDPTKGLGKNAFTSASPEARAQAIMDLVSNPEVGLILAARGGYGSAELLTLLDFEKIRESRKLFMGYSDVTVLLVALASQAGLASVHGATLSAELARAQSDTEARLSSDLAFDLAQGKKHKKPLHCLVARELQFGTTKVSGRLIVGNLTMLISLLGTPWDLSFDQAILVIEDVNEAPYRVHRNLLHLKQAGKLAQLSGLVFGRFSHNNTTNVSGQCTVDEMIKQSVDELFAGTKFPILYGLPVGHDGKNLPLAFGSKAQIKPEGMLVTKDTAVEA; from the coding sequence ATGGCACGAATCGCAAAAATTCGCTCAAGTAATTTCTTAAAACCAAAGCCCCTAGAAGCTGGTCAGAAAATTGGCATTATCGCGCCAGGCTCGGCCATGTCCGAAGATCGTTTTGCGGCAGGACTTGCAGAAATTAAGCGTCGCGGCTTTGAAGCGCTCTGTCCGCTTGACCCAACAAAGGGCCTTGGCAAAAATGCCTTCACCAGCGCAAGCCCAGAAGCACGCGCCCAGGCCATCATGGATCTCGTCTCCAATCCTGAGGTTGGACTAATTCTTGCCGCTCGCGGTGGTTATGGTTCAGCTGAATTATTAACGCTACTTGATTTTGAAAAAATTCGGGAAAGTCGCAAGTTATTCATGGGATACTCTGACGTCACAGTGCTACTCGTTGCGCTTGCCAGCCAAGCTGGACTAGCCAGCGTGCATGGTGCAACTTTAAGTGCAGAACTTGCTCGCGCTCAAAGCGATACGGAAGCTCGCTTGAGTTCAGATTTAGCTTTCGACCTGGCGCAGGGGAAAAAACATAAAAAACCCTTGCATTGCTTAGTTGCCAGAGAATTACAATTTGGCACTACTAAAGTCTCAGGTCGGCTGATTGTCGGAAATTTAACGATGCTAATTTCACTCCTAGGCACGCCGTGGGATCTGAGCTTTGACCAGGCAATCTTAGTGATCGAAGATGTTAATGAAGCTCCGTATCGAGTTCATCGTAATCTTTTACATTTAAAGCAAGCTGGGAAATTAGCTCAGCTAAGTGGTCTTGTCTTTGGACGCTTCTCGCACAACAATACGACTAACGTTAGTGGTCAATGCACTGTCGATGAAATGATTAAACAGAGCGTTGATGAACTCTTTGCAGGCACAAAATTTCCAATTCTCTATGGCTTGCCGGTTGGACATGATGGAAAGAATTTACCGCTTGCCTTCGGCAGCAAAGCTCAGATTAAGCCCGAAGGTATGTTAGTGACCAAGGATACGGCAGTAGAAGCATAG
- the rpsP gene encoding 30S ribosomal protein S16 gives MAVIIRLARHGRRNRPYYRIVVTDHENKRDGRYLELLGTYNTLTKPSAITLKQDRVKYWLSVGAKASTTLQSIFEREMPGLYKSMVEKRRTKIKTTRAKRKARIKARGGKKTTAAATKKAAKKAKAKAPKKVSKKKEATA, from the coding sequence GTGGCAGTAATTATCAGACTTGCTAGACATGGACGCAGAAACCGTCCTTATTATCGTATCGTTGTAACCGACCATGAAAATAAACGTGACGGTCGTTACCTTGAATTGCTCGGCACGTACAATACCTTAACCAAGCCTTCAGCAATTACGCTTAAACAGGACCGCGTAAAATACTGGCTTTCTGTTGGGGCCAAGGCGAGCACCACTCTACAGTCAATCTTTGAGCGTGAAATGCCAGGACTATATAAGTCGATGGTCGAAAAGCGCCGCACCAAAATTAAAACTACTCGTGCAAAGCGTAAAGCGCGCATCAAGGCTCGCGGTGGAAAGAAGACCACTGCTGCTGCAACTAAAAAAGCTGCAAAAAAGGCTAAAGCAAAAGCCCCTAAGAAAGTTTCAAAGAAGAAAGAAGCTACAGCTTAG
- a CDS encoding DUF2520 domain-containing protein, whose product MHKNIVLIGSGRFGQSVGYLLEQAGADLAIRTTRTNAALRLNFKSTPKTLLYDSKQQGKLKTLSDELEGLSDILVLIAVHDDELKRVAEQISELRLSWKNCSVIHGSASFDEKILKPFAERGARLGALHLTCPISSPVEKFTPGSAFTFCGDKDLGEVLTQVITAAGYEFIKLNDVNRTLYHSGCVMAAGHVAALITVAGEILATSGIAENEVKKILYSLLTAQSQGLQNLDEGQAISKLLTGPFIRRDKQTIEKHIATLREISPKFVMLYDLLGNLTTSLTTAKPPQPIQ is encoded by the coding sequence GTGCATAAAAACATTGTCTTAATTGGCTCGGGTAGATTTGGCCAAAGTGTTGGTTATTTACTCGAGCAAGCCGGTGCGGATTTAGCAATCCGCACCACGCGCACAAATGCGGCGTTAAGACTTAACTTTAAATCCACACCAAAAACATTACTCTACGACAGCAAGCAACAAGGGAAACTCAAAACTCTCAGCGATGAGCTGGAGGGTTTGAGCGACATTTTAGTTCTTATCGCTGTGCATGACGATGAGCTTAAGCGTGTTGCTGAGCAAATTTCAGAACTCAGGTTGAGTTGGAAAAATTGCTCAGTAATCCACGGCTCGGCAAGCTTTGATGAAAAAATATTAAAACCTTTTGCCGAACGTGGGGCACGACTAGGAGCTCTGCACTTAACTTGCCCAATTAGTAGCCCAGTAGAGAAATTTACTCCCGGCTCTGCTTTTACTTTTTGCGGCGATAAAGATTTGGGTGAAGTTCTCACGCAAGTCATAACGGCTGCTGGTTATGAGTTCATTAAGCTCAACGACGTAAATCGTACTCTTTACCATTCTGGATGCGTTATGGCGGCAGGTCACGTTGCGGCACTAATCACTGTTGCCGGGGAAATTCTAGCCACAAGTGGGATCGCAGAAAATGAAGTAAAGAAAATTCTCTATTCGCTACTAACTGCTCAAAGCCAGGGCTTACAAAATTTAGACGAAGGTCAAGCAATCTCCAAACTCTTAACGGGCCCGTTTATCAGACGCGATAAGCAGACCATCGAAAAGCATATCGCGACACTCAGAGAAATTTCTCCCAAATTTGTAATGCTCTATGATTTGCTGGGAAACCTGACAACGTCTCTGACAACCGCTAAGCCTCCCCAGCCGATTCAGTAG
- the ffh gene encoding signal recognition particle protein, with translation MFDSLSSKLESTFSKLIKRGVLGEKEVDEALAEIRVALLDADVNVKVVKEFGETVRREALGKKVIKSLSPGQMVVKVVQDELTKLMGKHEPLGLNHAPPVIIMMVGLQGSGKTTTSGKLARLLKEDKRRRPLLVSVDVYRPAAIEQLKTLGKNLSIEVFPSTPEQKPIEIATAAAQYAKNAGFDTLIIDTAGRLQIDAQMMNELVEIVEAVEPHEILLVVDAMTGQEAVNVARGFDESLDLDGLILSKLDGDTRGGAAISMRAVTGKPIKFIGLGEKMDALELFHPDRLVSRILGMGDILTLIEKASKEVDLEESKKLQKKLKKNEFSLEDFYAQLQSVKKLGSISSVMGMVPGMGKVAKGIDESVADKELKRLEAMILSMTPGERRDDSLIDGSRRSRIAKGSGTTVEDVNRLLKQFSEMKKVMKKVTSGANLQNLLRGGMPRMTGLR, from the coding sequence ATGTTTGATTCATTATCTAGTAAACTTGAAAGCACATTTTCTAAGCTGATTAAGCGCGGCGTCCTCGGAGAGAAGGAAGTCGATGAAGCTTTGGCTGAAATTCGGGTAGCGCTACTTGATGCTGACGTTAACGTCAAAGTCGTCAAAGAATTTGGCGAAACCGTCCGCCGCGAAGCTCTCGGAAAAAAAGTCATCAAATCCCTCTCACCTGGACAAATGGTGGTTAAAGTCGTCCAAGACGAACTGACAAAGCTGATGGGTAAGCACGAGCCGTTAGGTTTAAATCATGCTCCACCGGTAATCATCATGATGGTTGGTCTGCAAGGTTCTGGTAAGACGACTACTTCTGGTAAGCTTGCACGCTTACTTAAAGAAGACAAACGCCGCCGCCCCTTACTAGTTTCAGTCGACGTTTATCGCCCAGCTGCAATTGAACAGTTAAAAACCCTCGGCAAAAATTTAAGCATCGAAGTTTTCCCTTCAACGCCTGAACAAAAACCAATTGAGATCGCAACCGCTGCAGCTCAATACGCAAAAAACGCAGGCTTTGATACTTTGATTATCGATACCGCTGGGCGCCTACAGATTGACGCACAAATGATGAATGAGCTTGTAGAAATCGTTGAGGCAGTTGAGCCTCATGAAATACTGCTTGTCGTTGACGCCATGACAGGTCAAGAAGCTGTTAATGTGGCCCGTGGTTTTGACGAAAGCCTTGATTTAGATGGTTTAATCTTAAGTAAGCTTGACGGTGACACTCGGGGTGGGGCGGCGATTTCTATGCGCGCCGTTACGGGAAAACCGATAAAATTCATTGGTTTGGGCGAAAAAATGGACGCTTTAGAGCTTTTTCACCCAGATCGCCTAGTTTCCCGCATCTTAGGCATGGGGGATATCTTGACTTTGATTGAAAAAGCAAGCAAAGAAGTCGACCTTGAGGAATCGAAGAAGCTCCAGAAAAAGCTCAAGAAAAATGAGTTTTCCTTGGAAGACTTTTATGCCCAATTGCAAAGCGTTAAAAAGCTCGGCTCAATTTCCTCAGTAATGGGCATGGTTCCCGGCATGGGTAAAGTTGCCAAGGGAATTGATGAATCAGTTGCAGACAAGGAGCTTAAGCGCCTTGAGGCAATGATTCTTTCGATGACTCCGGGAGAGCGCCGCGATGATTCGCTCATTGACGGTAGCCGCCGCAGCCGAATTGCTAAAGGCAGTGGCACGACGGTAGAAGATGTAAATCGACTACTAAAGCAGTTTAGCGAAATGAAGAAAGTGATGAAGAAGGTGACCAGTGGGGCAAACCTTCAGAACTTACTTCGTGGCGGAATGCCCAGAATGACTGGACTACGCTAA
- the trmD gene encoding tRNA (guanosine(37)-N1)-methyltransferase TrmD — protein MKFQVLTLFPELIESFRQTGLVRRAIQEEKLAIEPIHLRTYAINAHGQVDDTPYGGGSGMVLRPEPTVAAIREAKAKDPAGTVIYFTPRGKPFTQALANQLCQQSIESSSGFILLCSRYEGLDERVAANYVDHEISLGDYVLQGGEIPALAFIEAVSRLMPGVLGNAESLSQESFSAGLLEYPQYTKPKEFEGQSVPEILTTGNHALIEKWREEQALADTKKRRPDLIARKGRAGAPLKASVYVALIHHPVLGKKGEIITSSITNLDLHDISRSARTFGLKQFYATHPVRIMRTLAEKICEHWETGFGASYNHNRSEALSLMRVVTDLDDVLNDIEEKTGQFPVIVATSAQVAPGVLSFEQLRAELVSDERPYLILLGTGWGLAPEILVRATCRLGPINGPGEYNHLSVRAAAAIIFEKLLGTSE, from the coding sequence ATGAAGTTCCAAGTCCTCACACTTTTTCCTGAGCTGATTGAATCTTTTCGTCAGACTGGACTTGTACGCCGCGCTATTCAGGAGGAAAAACTGGCAATTGAGCCAATCCATTTAAGGACTTACGCGATTAATGCACATGGTCAAGTTGACGACACTCCTTATGGCGGAGGGTCAGGCATGGTGCTTCGGCCTGAGCCGACAGTGGCTGCAATTCGTGAGGCCAAGGCTAAGGACCCAGCGGGAACTGTAATTTACTTCACTCCTCGCGGGAAGCCCTTTACTCAGGCTTTGGCAAACCAGCTCTGTCAGCAGAGCATTGAGAGTAGTTCTGGATTTATTTTGCTGTGCTCGCGTTATGAGGGTTTAGACGAGCGCGTTGCGGCCAATTACGTTGACCATGAAATTAGTCTTGGAGACTACGTGCTGCAAGGCGGAGAGATTCCAGCGTTAGCTTTTATTGAGGCAGTATCGCGGTTAATGCCTGGAGTGTTAGGTAATGCCGAGTCTCTCAGTCAAGAAAGTTTTTCGGCAGGGCTTCTTGAATATCCGCAGTATACAAAGCCCAAGGAATTTGAGGGGCAGTCAGTGCCTGAGATTTTAACAACCGGTAACCATGCCTTGATTGAGAAATGGCGTGAAGAGCAAGCGTTAGCTGATACTAAAAAGCGCCGCCCTGATTTAATTGCACGCAAGGGGCGAGCAGGTGCTCCGCTTAAAGCGTCTGTCTATGTGGCCTTGATTCACCATCCGGTACTTGGCAAAAAGGGAGAGATTATTACCTCTTCAATTACCAATCTAGATCTGCATGATATCTCACGCAGTGCCAGAACCTTTGGACTTAAGCAGTTCTATGCCACTCATCCGGTGCGAATTATGCGGACCTTGGCGGAGAAGATTTGCGAGCATTGGGAAACTGGATTTGGTGCAAGTTACAACCATAACCGCTCGGAAGCCTTGTCACTGATGCGGGTAGTTACTGATTTAGATGATGTTTTAAATGACATTGAAGAAAAAACAGGTCAGTTTCCGGTGATTGTTGCCACATCAGCGCAAGTAGCTCCTGGAGTTTTAAGTTTTGAGCAGTTACGAGCGGAGCTTGTGAGTGATGAAAGGCCATACTTGATTTTACTAGGCACGGGCTGGGGACTTGCCCCTGAAATTCTCGTTCGTGCGACGTGTCGCCTTGGACCAATTAATGGCCCTGGCGAATATAATCACCTGTCGGTGCGTGCCGCTGCGGCGATTATTTTTGAAAAACTACTCGGGACTTCGGAGTAG
- a CDS encoding RnfABCDGE type electron transport complex subunit D has translation MRLKDARYFQIAVLGSLLCYGFFFLGLDLTSQHILTTLTTTLCSQYIFDRYYLGQKFEYKSGLITGLSLSLLLRSNFFYFSALAAFLAIGSKFIIRVNGKHVFNPANFGIITLALLCEEAWLSPAQWGSTTLLAFYLICCGMLVTTKAARIDLCLVFFASYAGLLFQRALYLGDPLSIPLHQLQSGALLIFSCFMITDPRVTPDARLPRLLFGVAVALLAYYLRFKLYWNNTPLYALYFLSPLVPILDVLFKADRFEWLKESISQKNMKLIKETT, from the coding sequence TTGAGGCTCAAAGACGCTAGATATTTTCAAATTGCAGTGCTCGGCTCGCTACTCTGCTATGGATTTTTCTTTCTGGGCCTCGACCTCACTTCTCAACACATCCTAACAACGCTCACAACCACCTTATGTTCTCAATATATTTTTGACCGCTACTATCTTGGGCAAAAATTTGAATATAAGAGCGGGCTCATCACTGGGCTATCACTCAGTCTGCTCTTGCGTTCAAACTTTTTTTATTTCAGCGCCCTTGCCGCATTTTTGGCAATTGGTAGCAAGTTTATCATCCGTGTGAATGGCAAACATGTATTTAATCCGGCAAATTTTGGAATCATCACCCTAGCACTACTTTGCGAGGAAGCTTGGCTCTCTCCGGCACAGTGGGGTAGCACTACACTCTTAGCTTTTTACTTAATTTGCTGCGGCATGCTTGTGACCACAAAAGCCGCGCGCATTGATTTATGTCTTGTATTTTTCGCAAGCTACGCTGGACTACTTTTCCAACGCGCACTTTATCTTGGCGACCCACTGTCGATTCCACTACATCAGCTGCAAAGTGGCGCGCTTTTAATTTTCTCGTGCTTCATGATTACCGACCCAAGAGTCACACCCGATGCGCGACTGCCTCGCCTTCTTTTTGGCGTGGCCGTAGCACTGCTGGCTTATTACTTACGCTTTAAACTCTACTGGAATAATACCCCGCTCTACGCACTTTATTTCCTCTCCCCGCTAGTGCCAATCTTAGACGTGCTGTTTAAGGCCGACCGCTTCGAATGGCTCAAAGAAAGTATTTCACAAAAAAACATGAAACTCATAAAGGAGACTACATGA
- a CDS encoding serine hydrolase translates to MATADWSKVEQAMAAASHGLDQPYSANAKPKHAFPGAVLLVSQAGEIKFLKSFGLRSLQPDLTQNAVFTVYDIASLTKPLITTTLVSMALQEGKLNLDWKVSRFLQDFGSLGKERITIRNLLNHSAGFSATLPFYRDIELASQKSQSGVLRSRAATTMMLNLISRSRIENLPGKVALYSDLGFILLGVIIEACYGGKTLDKLAYEKIIAPLKLESTGFIDLSRVGKQGYEPDTSIIAPTEKCAWRKKILCGEVHDPNAWAMGGIAGHAGIFSTAYDVNKITMELIRSYIGKSSFVNPEIIRGFWTRDTSVAKSTWALGWDTPTQGLSTSGNYFSSASVGHLAFTGCSVWIDPTRELSVILLANRIHPSAENMLIREFRPKIHDLIMEVLGYS, encoded by the coding sequence ATGGCAACAGCTGACTGGTCAAAAGTTGAACAAGCAATGGCAGCAGCCAGTCATGGATTGGACCAGCCCTATAGCGCAAACGCTAAACCCAAACATGCCTTCCCTGGTGCCGTGCTGTTAGTCTCTCAAGCCGGGGAAATTAAATTTTTAAAGTCTTTTGGACTGCGCTCGCTTCAGCCCGATCTTACCCAAAACGCAGTCTTTACTGTTTATGACATTGCTTCGCTGACTAAACCCTTAATCACCACAACGCTTGTGAGCATGGCCCTACAAGAAGGTAAACTGAATTTAGACTGGAAGGTTTCGCGATTTCTGCAGGACTTTGGCTCGCTCGGAAAAGAGCGCATCACAATTCGAAATTTACTTAACCACTCTGCTGGCTTCAGTGCGACTTTGCCATTTTATCGAGATATTGAGCTGGCTTCACAAAAGTCTCAATCTGGAGTGCTACGTAGCCGTGCCGCAACCACAATGATGCTGAACCTAATTTCACGTAGCCGCATTGAAAACTTACCCGGAAAAGTTGCGCTCTATAGTGACCTTGGATTTATCTTACTCGGCGTGATTATCGAAGCCTGCTACGGTGGTAAAACACTAGACAAGCTAGCCTATGAAAAAATCATCGCTCCACTCAAACTAGAAAGCACAGGATTTATCGATCTTAGCCGTGTCGGCAAGCAAGGCTATGAACCTGACACTTCAATTATTGCACCAACTGAGAAATGCGCCTGGAGAAAAAAAATACTTTGTGGAGAAGTGCACGATCCCAATGCTTGGGCGATGGGTGGAATTGCAGGTCATGCGGGTATTTTTTCAACTGCCTACGATGTCAATAAAATTACGATGGAATTAATCCGCTCTTACATCGGAAAAAGTAGTTTTGTTAATCCAGAAATTATTCGTGGATTTTGGACTCGTGATACAAGTGTTGCGAAAAGCACTTGGGCCTTAGGTTGGGATACGCCGACGCAGGGCTTAAGCACTAGTGGGAACTATTTCTCTTCAGCAAGTGTCGGGCATCTAGCCTTTACGGGTTGCTCGGTTTGGATTGACCCTACGCGGGAATTATCCGTAATCTTACTGGCTAATCGCATTCATCCTTCAGCGGAGAACATGTTAATCAGAGAATTTCGACCAAAAATTCATGATCTTATCATGGAAGTGCTGGGGTATAGTTAA